AGAACGATACTGTTTTGGAGTTCTCTTTAGTTCTGCGCCCAAAGCAAAATCACAATATTCACATTTGTGGACAGCGATCTTAGGCTTAGACGGAGCATTTTCTGGGTGACTTTCTAATACATGAGCCGTCATGGCGACACGACACCGATCAACATTGCTTGCCATTTCCGGATCCAAGCTGAAATCACAGAATCGACATTGAATATTGCTAAATCCGTACCGCTCGGGATGACATACCCTCCGGTGAGTCTTGATGACATCAACGCAACCGTAACTCCCTGTCACCATCGCTGGAGTCACGTCGAAGTCGCAGTACTGGCACTTCAATACTCGCCTGTGCTCCGCCAATGCACGATTCGAAGGAAACAACTTAAAGCAAGTGGTACATGCCACCAGGACTTTCGCATTGTTGTTGCCAGACGCTCCTaatgttgttgtaatttccTTACCTCCAGTGTGGAGTCTACCTAACAGGGTCTCATCACTTGAGTTCTGACTGACCACCCAGGTTTCTGGGTCCGAATCGCCATTTGAATCAGGATTGTCATCAGTCACCATATGGACATCATCAGGGAAAGATCTGTCAGAAACCTCAAGACTATCTCCAGATGCCGGCGTTCCTAGAGACCTGATCCTACGAACTTGGGACAAAGTTGCATGAATTCTGCTGCCAAACTCACATTGTTTGATCTTATTTGTGCCAGGATCCCCCCACCATTCATGCTGATAATCATCAGGTTCTTCTAATTTCACAAACACACCCTGATCTTGAGATACATTAGCAACATCCAACTGATTCACGTTGTCGACAAAATCAACAAGTATTTCCGAATTCAGACGTACGTCAGACTCATCCGCAATTTGACATGTATCGTCAGGAAGCTGGCTTGTACCTTCAATGAAATCCTGGACATCCCCCGTCTCACTTGACACCGAGAGCCCACATCCTAAAGGCTCAGAGCCCTCATCACTTGATTCTACACACCGACGGTTTAAAATATCTTGGGCAACACGTTTCAACAGTTCTGGCGTTGGATATGGCGCGATTACATTTTCTTCCTCATCAGCGGTTCTGGCAAACATGGTGACTTCTCGGGGCAAATTCACGCCACTGGAAATAGAGAACAAGCCGCCATGAGCCAGGACGCCTCATAATTTATCTACGGGTAGGCATGGTTCCCACCAGGGGCAAGACAATTTCCTGCTGCGGTTGCAACAGCTTTGACGACAGCCGGAGAACTTTGCTTGGTCAGTGTTTATTTGGTAATTAGCAGGCATGGTGGCCCACTTATGATAATTCTACTCTCTACCAGTCACACTAGCATGTATCTGAACCACCAAATACCCACTGAGGCCAAGCGTAATTTCCCAGAGCAGTCAAGGCTGAAAACGCACTAGGGGAATCGAACCTTACGTAATCTAAACTGGAGTGACATGCTGTGAATTTTGGGTCCAGGTCTGAAAGCCAAAAATGTTCAAGAATTTTCATTATTACGCGATACATTGGATTTATTTATTCTTCCACACAGGTCAAACGAACCAAAATCGACAATAAACAAGTGATGATACAGGACTTTACAGCTACATTAAATGTGTTAGTATTTTTGTATCCGGACTCCTGACGACAGACAGGTCTACTCAATCATGTTACTGGACAAAACATCATTATCTCCAAATGAAAATTCTTTTCAAACCGCAATCAATTTTTTAAACTCTACTGGACAAGACAATTGGATGTGTACATACTCAACACGGAACCAATCTAATAGAATTTTTGTCGAACAGTATTTGTATTAAACTAACTCAACTGATGCCAGCAGTTTCAGTCgccgatgatgatcatgacatgaTAAAACTACTTTGTCTCTTGTGCTCTGTAATTCATGCAGCAACTGATAAGCTTTTGCTCCAATGAAGCATCATTCTTGTCTGTACATGATGCGCAATGCCGCCATACTTGATGGCAAACACATGATCACGGACGGTAAAATGATGGCACAACACCAGTGCAAAACCACTCACGTGCATGCAATTGCAAAATCTACGCTATGTCATTCAATACACGACGTCACTGAACACAGTGCTCTTGAACTAACGTAATGTCATTACTTTGTCGTCCATCGCCATGTGTTTTGCCATCCAATATGATGGTGATGACCTCATCTTCATGTCATGCATAGCTGTCACAGAATGATCAAGTTAAGTGTATTTTCAGTCTTAGTTGGAGGACGACGCATGAGAGGTTGCCAGTGGTTGTGCGTCAGAGTATGAAGTGATCGGCAGTCCAGGAAATACTTGTAAATTATCCAATGCTGGTCTCTGAGCAAAGCTTTGGAAGTTTTGAGTTCCAACTGCATGAcgcttctcatgtttcttgagATGCCAGTTCATGGAGTTACGCTGGTTTGCACGATAATCACAATGAGGACACTTCAGGGGTTTCTCTTTCGAATGAACACGTTTGTGCACCCGCAAATTGTACTCAGCGTAAAAACTCTTCCCGCACCCAGGGAAATCGCAGAAAAAACTGCGCTGCTGTAAATGCACTTGTTCCATATGGCGCTTGAGGTGCGACTCCTCTGAAAATCTATTTACGCAACCTTCGTGCGTGCAAGCAAAGCGAAACGTTTTCACGTGGACTTTACGCACATGAGTGTTCCGCCTACGCGTATTGGGAAAGACCTTGACGCATCCCGAAAACGTACAGGGGAGGTTCTCTGAATGTTTTCTTTCGACATGATACTGGAGCTGTTTATAACTCGGGAAGACTTCCTCACAAATGTGGCACTTTCGTTTGGCAGAATCAAGGTCAAAACCGTGTATGTCAACTTTATGCAGTTGCAGACTCTCCGGTGTAGCCAGACCACGCCCGCAGATATCGCAGAGATATCTCTGGAAGTGTTCCGGGTGATTCTCCTTGCGGTGATTCCCCATGACAGTACGACACTGATCTGGACTCCTCCAATCTTCTGGCGCCAAGACAAAGTCACAGTAAGGACACGTCATTGAGCGTTTGTGATGGCCCATATGTGCTTGATATTTACTGTTCCCGACTAAAACTTTCGAACAAATTttacaagtcatttccaactgGAGAACCGGAACTTTCTTGACCTCTTGCTGCGACGGTTTAGGATCAATCTGGAATTTTTCACGGTGATTTTCTATTTTATGGGTTGCTAAATCAGCAAGGCAATTACTTGCACTTTTCACTCCTGTTTCCAAGGTAACGGAATAGTCGCAAAATTCACATTTATGAACAACTTTAGGGTTAGGATATTCGGGATGACACTCCTCTACATGAGCTGCCAAGGTAATACGCCGCTGAGCTGCACTTTTGATAACTTCTCGGTCTATTCTAAAGTCGCAATATTTATATTTGCATCGAATAGTACTACTAGCACTCACATACTCCTGCGGGTGCTGTGACTTCCTGTGCACCTTCATTACATCTGTACAACCGTCCGTCCCCGTTATCATTTCCCGACTCACGGTGTAGCCACAGAAGCGACACCTGGTGGCCCGATCATGCTCCTCTAAAGCTCGCCTCGTCGCaaacaacttaaaacaaatcGAGcaagaaactaacattttctcTTTCTTGCCAGACCTAGTACCCACAGACAAAGAAGGCGCTTTTGAAACCTCAACTGTTTCCTCGTTACCGACAGGATACGACGTCACCCCATCGTCATTTAGAGTCACTGTCCATTCCCAGATCTTCCCAACTGAAGTACCTTCAatatcatcatgttcattgccACTTTCGGCATCGTGACAGCCCGATTTTTCCAAAAACGGCCTGCTTTGTGTGAACCTACGACTATCAGGAGACGATTCAGTACCAATTGGATTATCAACTGCAGATTGTCCACACTGACCGTGAGCAGTATACGGCAAGCTCCTAACATCCTTGTCACTATCAGGCTCTACCTTGACAACAGTTTCGTCATCTTTCAAAGTGGTCTCCTCAGTCACCAACTGGCTCACACTGCTGACAAAAGCCCCAACCGCTCTTGCAACGTTTGCTGCAGCAAGCTCGGATCCTAAGTAGTTTGAGTGTTCTGGATCATCGTTTGATTTAACGCCCAAGTTGCCAGGGTCTATAACATCCTTAGCCAGCACCGTATGATCATCTCTCAATGCCACTTCTTTAGCCAAGTCCTTTTCAACTGAAGAATCGTCATTTAATCTCAACGCTGAATCGTCAAGCTTTCTACGCTTAAAGACCTTGCCCATTTCTGATTGCGGTGACGTCTGATTGTCTGTCCTGTGGTTGGCCTGCGATGTAGCCATTCCGGCAAACATGGTGACCTCCGCCAGTTCTGGTGCCAATCTGACTCCACTGGAAATAGATAAGAAGCCACCATGAGCCAGTGTCCAATACATCATTACGCTAAGATGTTCAAACTGTGCATCGATTATTTCATGCTACATAATTGCTCTTGAAGGTCAGATCTTCTTGGCTACCAAGTTAtcatagaggttcttcacgtgacgtcacgacatgacgttttgacggccacctgccaatacatcgtgaccacgtgtgacggccgTGCAAAACAATTgtcaacgtcatcatgtgaTGTCAGTGACGAACCTCTATACTGCCCCTGTAGGAAATGCTAGTCTATGATCTGTGATTCACATTCTTGTCATATTCTAGATTTGTTTCAGACATTCCACTGATCATCTCTGTTCATTATGGTAGTGAAGAGAAAAGATCAACAGAATGCCTGAAGCAGACCACGAAGGTagaagagagatgagagagatgGTACTCGGCAGACTTGCGCACTCCGCAAACGAGTGATTCTTGTCCCTCTGACCTGTGACAATAGTCACTACGATAAGCGATGAAGATATCTCTCAACTGCGAGTAAAATTGATAATCGCTggatttcaatatttcatactgATTGAATTCGCAGTGATCACCAATTCTCGTCACAGAAACAATGACCGCTTATGCAAAAGCTTTTGACACATGCAATCATTGCAGCATCATTCGTTTGCTTCAGATCTTGATTCAAGGTCAGACAGATCCTGTAACCAAAGAAAAAGTGTCGGAagaattttcattattattatcaatatcatgcatttATTACTGGAATGGAAATAAGTATATACCCCCATTGTTTTGGCTCAGTACTGGTCACAagatgtcatacatgtagtccCATTTCAAGACCAGAATAAAAGGCACCATACTCGACATATCTTGTAAAGTACAACACAACTAAATACACCGGGTAAGAAACTCCAAAGCCTCTTGATCTGGCTATGATGGGTGAAGGTCCACTGACTGTAACCCGGTCTTCGAGGACCGACCTCACGTCCTGATCGGCACGATTTAACAAGCGCGAATTTTTACTTTGCCCATACAATACATTATGCATTACACGAAAAATCTATAGTACAGGTCCATTGGTTATAAGTACGAGTAAAAGTCCATTCGATGctagcaagaattcataaagatttctaaATTCTTGATGCTAGTTGGTATTGATACAGTGAACTACAGTTTCAGATGATATATAGCATTTTGACGAAAGGTTTCATTTTCTgagcaaaatcaacaaaaatcagCGCACCGTTTTTTCATGAATGAAGTCGAATACAAGGAACACTTTCAACACACTCTTTTCAGTTCATATGCTTCTTCATGTGCCAATTCATCGAGTTACGCTGCGCAGCTCGATAATCACAGCGAGGGCACTTCAGGGGTTTTTCATTCAAGTGAACACGTTTGTGAACGCGCAAATTGTACGTGGAGAAAAACCGTTTCCCACAGTCAGCAAAATCACACTGGAAGTTTCGCTGTCTTTCATGTTTTTGTTTGATGTGTGTCTTCATACGCATAACTGTCGGAAATTTGGCATTACAGCCCTCGATTGTACACGCATGCCTCTTGAAGGCCGGGTGAACGACCTTTTTATGCAAAGACAAACCGGAACGGCTAGACAAGACTTTACCGCAACCCGGGTAGTCACAGGTAAGCTGCATCGGATGACATCTGCGTTGATGAGTGGTCAGAGCCGATCGACTAGCCAACACAGCATCACAATTCGGACACTGCCTCTTGGCAGTGGCGATGGGAACTTTATGTACGTCAACCATATGGTCGTGTAAACTCATCGGAGTAACGAGACCACGCCCACATAAATCACACAGATATTTCTGAAAATGCTCTGGGTGTGTTTCTTTGCGGTGGTTCGACATCGCCACGAAACAATCAGTCA
The sequence above is a segment of the Lineus longissimus chromosome 12, tnLinLong1.2, whole genome shotgun sequence genome. Coding sequences within it:
- the LOC135497363 gene encoding uncharacterized protein LOC135497363 isoform X3, whose amino-acid sequence is MPRKCLLKAEKRVRVTDETFSKWRLQRDSLGFQYDDEYAQYLLRVGESLQKMNMLDQKEGGPTSADVDVESSRTEVEPQDLNSPTELDTDMAQSGDEEKSDNDNPGAPGVTQTSIKAFKQTLAPPKEAKNNDSDYSARKLDLGWCTAEYDRQQVLSGIMDQKRFIAHLLNSHNQWCSTCRTSSATLTASNLAQDKSEFTASIPELNIPTSWESKKWFEDLNAHSNMSITSFLLHLLLIYSHWHSIPLPGGVRLAPELAEVTMFAGMATSQANHRTDNQTSPQSEMGKVFKRRKLDDSALRLNDDSSVEKDLAKEVALRDDHTVLAKDVIDPGNLGVKSNDDPEHSNYLGSELAAANVARAVGAFVSSVSQLVTEETTLKDDETVVKVEPDSDKDVRSLPYTAHGQCGQSAVDNPIGTESSPDSRRFTQSRPFLEKSGCHDAESGNEHDDIEGTSVGKIWEWTVTLNDDGVTSYPVGNEETVEVSKAPSLSVGTRSGKKEKMLVSCSICFKLFATRRALEEHDRATRCRFCGYTVSREMITGTDGCTDVMKVHRKSQHPQEYVSASSTIRCKYKYCDFRIDREVIKSAAQRRITLAAHVEECHPEYPNPKVVHKCEFCDYSVTLETGVKSASNCLADLATHKIENHREKFQIDPKPSQQEVKKVPVLQLEMTCKICSKVLVGNSKYQAHMGHHKRSMTCPYCDFVLAPEDWRSPDQCRTVMGNHRKENHPEHFQRYLCDICGRGLATPESLQLHKVDIHGFDLDSAKRKCHICEEVFPSYKQLQYHVERKHSENLPCTFSGCVKVFPNTRRRNTHVRKVHVKTFRFACTHEGCVNRFSEESHLKRHMEQVHLQQRSFFCDFPGCGKSFYAEYNLRVHKRVHSKEKPLKCPHCDYRANQRNSMNWHLKKHEKRHAVGTQNFQSFAQRPALDNLQVFPGLPITSYSDAQPLATSHASSSN